DNA from Lentibacillus amyloliquefaciens:
AAGTAGCCGAAATGACAGAGGCGCTAATCGAACAAGCAGGCAATAAGAGTATTAACGTAGTCATCACCGAAACAACCCGAAGCAATGAGGAGCAACGGGAATTATACGAGCAAGGACGCTCAGAAGACGGACAAATCGTCACTTATGCACAAGGCGGTGAATCCTATCATAACTATGGCCTCGCAGTTGATTATGCCCTGCGCAATCAGAACGGGGATATTATTTGGGATATTCATTATGATGGCAATCATAACGGGGAATCAGACTGGTTTGAAGTGGCTGATATAGCAAAGGAGCTTGGTTTTGAATGGGGCGGAGACTGGAATAATTTTAAAGATTATCCCCATTTACAAAAAGACTTCGGGCTAAGCATCAACCAACTGCAACAAGGGATCCGTCCAAAGGAAGAAGAGACAGAGACATAAGTCAGCCATATTGCAGAGCTTTAACAAAGGATTTCCATCCTATTTAGAATGAACTCGAACTGTATTAAAGAAAGGCACTCTCCATGGAATGAAAAGTTTCATCATGTCTCCGTTATTAGGCAAAAGCAGCAAATTGCCCTTCTGCCCACGTGCTTGAACATAAATGAGAAGAAATTGAAACAAACTTAACCCCACTGGACACGACAGGACCACGCTGATTCGCGTGGTCTTATTTTTTGACCTGAAAACATCACATGTATCATTTCATTACAGCTAATACATAACGAATGTCCTACAACAAGACTCTGTAATAGGCCGCTAGTCTTCAAGCAATTTCAAGATAATATTTTTATTTGAATTTTCAGTAATAATTGTCAATTTTGAGCATATATAAGAAATACACATTATTTTGAAGAATATTATGGTATAAACAAGTTTAATGCGACTCACATTAAAATACAAGCCTATATTACAAATTATCAAAAAATATAGCATTTGAATGAATGAACAATACCCTATAATATTGAATTATGACTTTTTTGTAAACTTTTCCCCACCACCTGCTGTTCAATATCTAGTAAAAAAGTAATGCATATGCAATGCTCTTTAATTTGATAATTGAACACAGCTATTATTTAGCATCTTATCCTTAAAGGAGGCAGCCAAGAAAAAGAAACAAGTAAAACTGTTTTTCGCCCTCTGTGGCGTAAAACCACTTTTACACAAAATTTATGGGAGGTCATTTAGGAGATGAAAAAACTATTAGCAGCTTCAATCTTCGGCATTCTTATTCTTTTCCTCGCTGCTTGCGGAGGCGGCTCTGATGATTCCAGCGGCAGTGACGATGGAAGCAGCGGAGACAGCGGGAGTGAAAGCGAATCCAGTGGTGACTCAAAACTTGCTGAAATTCAGGAGTCAGGAACCGTTACAGTTGGATTTGCGAATGAAGAA
Protein-coding regions in this window:
- a CDS encoding M15 family metallopeptidase, coding for MKRYRTDITAWLIIIFILVALFYLYNQLQPDNYINQGEDASLPGKLHPEVAEMTEALIEQAGNKSINVVITETTRSNEEQRELYEQGRSEDGQIVTYAQGGESYHNYGLAVDYALRNQNGDIIWDIHYDGNHNGESDWFEVADIAKELGFEWGGDWNNFKDYPHLQKDFGLSINQLQQGIRPKEEETET